GGTATCGGAGAGGCGTTAGGGGTCGACCTCGTCTCGCTGCTGCCGTTCTCGGTGGGTCGGACCTGGCACGTCAACCTCGGCATCCTCTGGATCACGATGCTGTGACTCGCAGGTGGGCTCTTCCTGCCGGGGCTGTTCACCCAGCGCGACCCGCTGTGGCAGGCCGAGAGCGCGACCGCGCTGCTAGGCGTGCTCGTGACCGCCACCGTCGGCGCGTTTGCGGGCGTCTGGCTCGGGACGCGGGGCTACTTCGGCTCGCCCGGAACGAGCGGCGACGACGGCGACCTCTAGTGGTGGCTCGGTAGCGAATCGAAGCGGTTCGACGGTTCGGCTTTCCCACTCTCGCCATCGAGTGACGCGAGAACGCGACTAACGCCGAAAGACAGAAGGCTTAATCTACTCTCGCGAGAAGTCGCCGACATGAAGCGGCTCATCATCCACGGCGATCCCGGGATCCGGAAGGGGGCCATCGTCGACTACAACGGGACGGAACTGGTCTGCTTCGGGATCAACCGCAACGGCGAGTGGCACGGTCCCGAGGAGGTCCAGCTGTGGTGTACCGTCGGCACCGAAGACGAGTACGAGGACTACGAGAAGCGCAACTACACGCCCCACTTCCTCGACGTCGACCGCGTCGACGCCGAAGACGTCGACGTCATCCGAGCAAAGGCCGACCTCGCGGTCTGAACCGCCCGCCGGTTCGGCACGGGCACCGAGTCCCTCCGAAATCTTTTGTGTGCGCGGTCGATACTGTCGCGACCACGGATAGATGCGTCTCTGCTGGACCTCCAGGGATCGAAAATCCGAAACCGATGCTCCGGTCAATGATCGATAGAGCCGTGTTCATCGACCGAGACCACCGGCCGAGCCACCGACGGAGTCCACGATGAGCGATTCGCTCGGGGAGGCCGTTCGGACCCGGCTTCGCGCGTTGCTCTCGACGGCGCGGTTTAGCCAGTTCGCCGGCGTCGGGATCGTCGGTGCGACGGTCGATATCATCGGCCTCGCCCTGCTGGTCGACGTGTTCGAACTCTGGTATCTAGGGGCGAAAACGATCTCGTGGGAGCTGTCGATCGTCGTCATCTTTGCGATCAACGAACACTGGACGTTCGCCACCTACGGGGACATGACGCCTCGAGCGCTGGTCCGGCGGTTCCTGCGCTCGAACGCGGTACGGTTCGCCGGTTTCCTGGTCACGTTGACGGTCTACGGCGTGCTGGTCGATCGGTTCGGCGTCTGGTATCTGGCGGCGAACGTCGTCGGAATCGTGGTCGGCTTCTTCGTCAACTACACCTGCGAAAGCCTCTACACGTGGAAAGTACATCACGACTGACGGTAGAAATCCCCATACGGCGCCCGAATCATAACCCTTAACTAGTGCCCTCGGGTATGATGTAGTAGCGGGATGGGATAGCCAGGAGATTCCGGCGGGCTCATAACCCGCAGACCGGTAGTTCAAATCTACCTCCCGCTATTTTTCGAGACGAACACTAACGCCGAGCACAGCAAGGCGTTTCGTAAGTCTCGAAAATAGCCACGTAGATTTAAAGCAGGGAGCAGCTTCGCTGCGACCGTGGTTCAAATCTACCTCCCGCTATGTTTTGGCGCAAACAAACTTGTGAGCGCCATCCATAGCACGATGGTCGTTTGAACCAGACGGCGCCCGAACGGAGTGAGGGTGACGGCGTGGTTCATATCTCCCTTCCGTTACTTTTCGAGACGAACACTAACGCCAAGCACAGCGAGGAGTGGCGCGAGTCTCGAACGTAGCCGAGTAGATTTGAAGGAGATAACGAGGGAGCGACGCGACCGGCGTCGGCGCGGTTCAAATCCCT
Above is a genomic segment from Haloterrigena salifodinae containing:
- a CDS encoding GtrA family protein encodes the protein MSDSLGEAVRTRLRALLSTARFSQFAGVGIVGATVDIIGLALLVDVFELWYLGAKTISWELSIVVIFAINEHWTFATYGDMTPRALVRRFLRSNAVRFAGFLVTLTVYGVLVDRFGVWYLAANVVGIVVGFFVNYTCESLYTWKVHHD
- a CDS encoding HAH_0734 family protein; this encodes MKRLIIHGDPGIRKGAIVDYNGTELVCFGINRNGEWHGPEEVQLWCTVGTEDEYEDYEKRNYTPHFLDVDRVDAEDVDVIRAKADLAV